The following coding sequences are from one Ornithodoros turicata isolate Travis chromosome 1, ASM3712646v1, whole genome shotgun sequence window:
- the LOC135399024 gene encoding uncharacterized protein LOC135399024, whose protein sequence is MDEADDSNDVVEVILPLSSINHFVGSTCDSSRCLLEGENVFEAKHVVECGLTSWVNPYTFLAYVLPTSNLAGDPHKVTFTIKERHVENASCSCKAGAHKCKHIVAALLRVNTERKFSKLSKTDVEQAWGKQSSAKARTLYVPRRAVELPCAKQYPKTSIPLPKGNILQRLLKGVKYLCAAKVHLKGESNRTYVPAHIQPEVTTVSEDPSTKVQDPQPPTLQETIRTLTCLHPDYSVEEIYRKIEEMYAVDDFKKIEEITRAQSKSEAWKSYRVGMITGSVGYNVFTRVKTILTRIGEHNVAPTVSLLMRQKSAVTGPMARGSALEEEAKVAFIRVNSTMHKSLSINSCGLFVMKSHPYIGASPDGIITCSCCPPRLIEIKCPLEISEFTKRELTSNNEHYQFKATSKYNCQVQLQMNIAGLSSTEIFIYKSAEEYVQFTVTVDSVYFQECVNRFSYFFRCYVLPFILGSPELTATCKKPVDFSRGLPQGLLHDFLTFK, encoded by the exons ATGGATGAAGCCGACGATTCTAACGATGTTGTCGAAG TGATACTGCCCCTCTCAAGCATTAACCATTTTGTCGGCAGTACATGCGATTCTTCGCGGTGTCTCCTGGAAGGGGAGAATGTATTTGAAGCAAAGCACGTTGTAGAATGCGGGCTCACAAGTTGGGTGAACCCGTACACATTCCTGGCATATGTCCTTCCGACGTCAAATTTGGCGGGGGATCCTCATAAGGTCACCTTCACTATCAAAGAAAGGCATGTAGAGAATGCATCCTGTTCCTGCAAAGCAGG CGCTCACAAATGCAAGCACATAGTTGCTGCATTGCTGCGAGTCAACACTGAAAGAAAATTCAGCAAATTGTCAAAGACTGATGTTGAGCAAGCTTGGGGGAAGCAAAGCAGTGCAAAAGCAAGAACGCTGTATGTTCCAAGGCGAGCTGTAGAGCTGCCTTGTGCAAAACAA TATCCAAAGACAAGCATACCACTCCCTAAAGGCAACATTTTACAGAGGCTTCTAAAAGGTGTGAAGTACCTGTGTGCTGCAAAGGTTCATCTCAAAGGTGAAAGTAATCGTACATATGTGCCTGCACACATCCAACCTGAAGTGACAACTGTGTCAGAAGACCCCTCTACGAAGGTACAAGACCCCCAACCACCTACGCTTCAAGAAACCATAAGGaccctcacatgccttcaccccGACTACTCAGTGGAAGAAATTTACAGAAAAATAGAAGAGATGTACGCTGTAGATGACTTCAAAAAAATTGAAGAGATTACCCGGGCACAGAGTAAATCCGAAGCATGGAAGAGCTACAGAGTAGGAATGATTACTGGCTCTGTAGGATACAACGTGTTTACAAGAGTAAAGACTATCCTGACAAGAATTGGTGAACACAATGTAGCTCCAACAGTCAGCCTACTGATGCGACAAAAAAGTGCAGTGACAGGACCTATGGCTAGAGGAAGTGCACTTGAAGAGGAAGCAAAGGTGGCATTTATCAGAGTGAACAGTACGATGCACAAAAGCTTGAGCATTAACAGTTGTGGCCTATTTGTCATGAAAAGTCATCCCTACATTGGAGCCAGCCCTGATGGCATCATAACATGCAGTTGTTGCCCACCACGGCTAATCGAAATCAAGTGCCCCCTAGAAATTTCAGAGTTTACAAAACGTGAACTGACATCGAACAATGAACACTACCAATTTAAAGCAACCAGCAAGTACAACTGTCAAGTGCAATTGCAAATGAACATTGCAGGACTTTCGAGTACAGAGATTTTTATCTACAAGAGTGCAGAAGAATATGTGCAGTTTACAGTTACTGTTGACAGTGTATACTTTCAGGAGTGTGTGAATAGGTTTTCATATTTCTTCCGGTGTTACGTTTTGCCATTTATTTTGGGGAGCCCAGAACTCACTGCAACATGCAAGAAACCTGTAGATTTTAGCAGAGGACTGCCCCAGGGcctgttgcatgattttctcaCTTTTAAGTAA